The following are from one region of the Takifugu rubripes chromosome 12, fTakRub1.2, whole genome shotgun sequence genome:
- the ptdss1b gene encoding phosphatidylserine synthase 1: MAATASPSTSRKDIVSHKLHFRMINEQQVDDISIEFFYKPHTITLLTVTVLSLMYFAFARNDENSDNNLRVGLLVVVSFFLVISVLAFPNGPFTRPHPAVWRMVFGLSVMYFLFLVFLIFLNWDQVKTLMYWLDPTLRYATREADVMEYAVNCTVITWERILSHFDIFAFGHFGGWAMKALLIRSYGLCWTISITWELTELFFMHLLPNFAECWWDQVILDILLCNGGGIWLGMTVCRFLEMRTYSWASIKEIHSTTGKIKRVVLQFTPASWTYVRWLDPKSSSQRVAGIYLFMILWQLTELNTFFLKHIFIFQASHPLSWCRILLIGVITAPTVRQYYAYLTDTQCKRVGTQCWVFGAIAFLEALACVKFGHDLFSKTQIRSVLLWLLCLALITLLCLYGMVWYEQNKMKTCYAQSEDCDDHSVVASCRVARKYVAAQQDSESNVQPTKNRRRNRSALSCGEKRQSTN; this comes from the exons ATGGCAGCTACAGCGAGTCCTTCAACATCTAGGAAGGATATTGTCAGCCACAAGTTACACTTCCGAATGATAAACGAGCAACAAGTGGACGACATCAGTATCGAGTTCTTCTACAAACCTCACACTATCACGCTCCTGACAGTGACCGTGCTCAGCCTCATGTACTTTGCCTTTGCCAG GAATGATGAGAACTCTGACAATAACCTCCGAGTTGGTCTTTTGGTGGTTGTCTCCTTCTTTTTGGTCATCAGTGTCCTGGCTTTTCCGAATG GACCATTTACCAGACCTCATCCTGCTGTGTGGAGAATGGTGTTTG GACTGAGTGTCATGTACTTCTTATTTCTTGTCTTTCTCATTTTTCTCAACTGGGACCAAGTAAAGACTCTGATGTACTGGTTGGACCCAACTTTGCGCTACGCTACAAGAGAAGCTGATGTGATG GAATATGCTGTAAACTGCACAGTGATAACATGGGAGCGGATCTTGAGCCATTTTGACATATTTGCCTTCGGCCACTTTGGAGGCTGGGCCATGAAGGCTCTGCTCATTCGTAGCTACGGCCTCTGCTGGACTATCAGCATCACATGGGAACTCACTGAG TTGTTCTTCATGCACCTGCTGCCAAACTTTGCAGAGTGCTGGTGGGATCAGGTAATATTGGATATACTGTTGTGTAATGGAGGTGGCATCTGGCTGGGCATGACCGTCTGTCGATTCCTGGAGATGAGAACCTACAGCTGGGCAAGCATTAA GGAAATCCATTCCACAACAGGAAAAATAAAGCGAGTCGTGCTCCAGTTCACGCCAGCAAGCTGGACGTATGTGCGCTGGTTGGATCCAAAGTCCTCCTCTCAGAGGGTAGCTGGGATCTATCTCTTTATGATCCTTTGGCAG CTGACTGAGTTGAACACATTCTTCCTGAAGcacatcttcatcttccagGCCTCTCACCCTCTCAGCTGGTGTCGTATCCTGCTCATTGGAGTCATTACAGCACCAACTGTACG ACAATATTATGCGTACCTTACAGACACTCAGTGTAAACGAGTGGGGACACAGTGCTGGGTGTTTGG ggCCATTGCTTTCCTTGAGGCTCTTGCTTGTGTGAAATTTGGTCACGATTTATTTTCCAAGACTCAAATTCGCTCCGTCCTCCTGTGGCTGCTCTGCCTC GCACTCATCACACTTCTATGTTTATATGGAATGGTGTGGTATGAGCAAAACAAAATGAAG acctGTTACGCCCAAAGCGAGGACTGTGATGACCACAGTGTTGTCGCCTCATGTAGAGTTGCCAGGAAATACGTTGCAG cTCAGCAGGATTCGGAGAGCAACGTCCAGCCCACAAAAAATAGGAGGAGGAACAGATCTGCTTTAAGCTGTGGGGAGAAGCGTCAGTCAACAAACTGA